The genomic interval AACTTCATATTTAAACAAATATTTATTTGAAGAAACAAGTCTATCTGGTATAATTTTAGAATCTGTTTTTTTAGCATAATTTATTATAATGGTATCATTAAGAATTCTTTCAACTGTAAAGTCAAATTCGTCATGAACTTCTATATCATCTTTTGTACACGCAAACAGTAACATTAATACTACAAGCGTACTCCCTAATATTTTTATTGTATTTTTCATAATCTTGTTTTGTGTTTTTTTAAAGAAAGATTCTTAATCCACCCCCCGCATATATTGTAAAATCTCCTATATCTGAATTAATATGGTAGTATTCATTTGCTTTAATTATTAAAGAAACATTACCACTAATAAACATTTCGAACTCGCCCCCTATAAATGGACCATAAATAAAGCCTCCTTCAGAGTCTATTAAAGCTCCGTTATCCAATTCTTTTTTTCCATCATTAATTCTTTCAATTCCAGCGACTATACCACCACCTATATTAAAATTAAACTTATCAAACCTGTCAAGAGGAAAATTAAAGAAATAACCCAAATTGGCTGTAATTAAATTATAAGGTAACTTATAATCTTTTTTTTCAATATCAGAAGAAGAATACAAGACTGATAATTGAAAATAATTATTTAGTCGTGATTGCGACATATATAAATTGTATGAAGCGCTCACACCAAAGCCGTTTTCTGCATACCCCCCGGTAAAATCAATAGCATGTAAACTATCGTCCCTCAATTGAGCTGATGCCAAAACGCCGTAAAAAAGCATCAAATAAATAAGTGTTTTTTTCATTTCTTAATTAATTATAGTTAATAGGTTCATTTACTCTGTTGTAAAAAATAGGAATAAAGACATCCATAGCACCATTTCTTTCATCTATATCAAAATATACAGCCTTGTCTTTTCCAATTGTGAATTTAGATACTACGATAGTAAAATTTATGTCAGAATCAGGGTTAACTCTTTTTAACAGGTTATATTCTAATTCTGGTTTATAGGGTAATGGCTGGTATAATCTTTGTCCATCGGTATCCCCTGTTTTAAGTTTCCTTGCAAGCTTAGTAGAAGCTCTAAACATTTTTGTTTTAATAATATCATAAGGTTGTGTTCCGTTATTTTTTAAATTAAAAACGAAATACAACTCATCTTTATTAGTATAAATACCTTTAATTGTTAATTCAATCTGTTGTGATACAGCAGTACTTTTAAACCTAGAGTACTGAAGAGATGTTTCTGTCAATTCCTCTGAAATAGCTTTTAAATACTCTTTCTTGTTTGATAAATAAAGACTGTTGTCGGGACCTTTATAAAATTCTTTTTCATTTACTCCCTTTGATTTATCAGAATGATGAATATACCTGTTTTCCGCTTTTTTAACCCCTACTATTTGGGGATTACTGTTATTTGTAGGGGAACTAATCACAGATCCATTTACATTTGTTATCGCTGCGGATATAGGAATAACACGAGTGGTTTTCTTTGGTTTTTTGGTATTAATCATAGTTAAATCATAGATGTTCCCATCTATTGTTTCAACTTGTAAGTTTGTTTCATCTGTATAATCTTCTGCCTGATCATCATCATATTGAACACGTATGATTTTTCTACTGTCTCCTTGTTTAGGTTCTAAAACAGCAAAAATACCATTCCCTGGTTCTTTGTTTTTTACTTCTGAAGCAAAAATTACTTGGGTATTCTTGTTCGGAGAAACTTCTATTTTCTCCACTTTTGTTTGAGCTTTTAGCAAGCAAAAACTAAACAAAAACATAATTAAACTGATTTTCATACTTTTCTTTTTAATAATTTCTTAAAACCATTTCATAATCGTTGTCAAGAGGAACTTTTGTTAATTTATCTCTTCTATTAGAATTAATAACAGTGGTAATAGCTCTAGCTATTTGTGATTTAGTTAGTTTAGCAGCTTCTTCAAGACCTCCTTTTTGGAGCTCTCCTTTTAATTCCTGTTCTAATATTCCAGCTCTAGGAAGTAATAACCCTTCACTATCTAAACCAGGATCATATGCTTTTAAATTCACCGTTTGCCCTACTAGTTTTTCTACTACCATAAAAACCCTGTTATTTTTAACGCCTTTTACAATTCCCTTCATTTCAAACCCAGCATCATAATATTTTCCTTTGTATGTAAAAGGAGTAACCAATGTTAACTCTACCACATCATTAGGAAGTACTAAATGAGGTCTGTATACATATGCTCTTATCTCAATTTTTTCTTCACCATTGTTTTTAGAGGTTTTTGAAGACCTTCTTTCCTCACGAAGCTTCCTTTTTTCTTCTATTCGCAATAATCTTTCTTCTTCCGGTGTAAGCGCTTTTTCTAAACCCAAATTTGTTTCTGAAGAAGGGGTGTCAAGTTCCCACATATCATCATTCTTGTACGGATTAGAATTTTTTTTCGTTTTTTTTGTTTCCCCTAAATTGTCTAGCTTATTAAGTTCGTCTTCTAATTTCTTATGTTCTTTTTTCTTCTCAAATGGATTGTTTTCTTTTTCTTCAATTGCTTCTCTTTCTGAAAATATTGCAGAAACTTTCTTTTGAACAGTATCCAGCTTTACATTGAAATCTACATTGTCGCTATTAACAACCGGAATGGCTTCATTTTTAAAATTTTTATCCTCCGGAGCAAACAACCAACTCACCAACACAAAACCACCAA from Aquimarina sp. TRL1 carries:
- a CDS encoding DUF4138 domain-containing protein translates to MKISLIMFLFSFCLLKAQTKVEKIEVSPNKNTQVIFASEVKNKEPGNGIFAVLEPKQGDSRKIIRVQYDDDQAEDYTDETNLQVETIDGNIYDLTMINTKKPKKTTRVIPISAAITNVNGSVISSPTNNSNPQIVGVKKAENRYIHHSDKSKGVNEKEFYKGPDNSLYLSNKKEYLKAISEELTETSLQYSRFKSTAVSQQIELTIKGIYTNKDELYFVFNLKNNGTQPYDIIKTKMFRASTKLARKLKTGDTDGQRLYQPLPYKPELEYNLLKRVNPDSDINFTIVVSKFTIGKDKAVYFDIDERNGAMDVFIPIFYNRVNEPINYN
- a CDS encoding conjugal transfer protein TraO, whose protein sequence is MKKTLIYLMLFYGVLASAQLRDDSLHAIDFTGGYAENGFGVSASYNLYMSQSRLNNYFQLSVLYSSSDIEKKDYKLPYNLITANLGYFFNFPLDRFDKFNFNIGGGIVAGIERINDGKKELDNGALIDSEGGFIYGPFIGGEFEMFISGNVSLIIKANEYYHINSDIGDFTIYAGGGLRIFL